The sequence aattggctgaggaaacggaccccacgacggaacgtcacaggcacgacggaccgtcgcagggtctcgtttcagcatacttagaaattctgaaattgggtactgaaaatcgactctctgtaatctgtgacggacctgcaggacgtgccgtcacatccacgacgagccgtcgtaagctcccgttgcaaaacacttcaactcttgagaaattggtacgggaaacgagtctctgaccNNNNNNNNNNNNNNNNNNNNNNNNNNNNNNNNNNNNNNNNNNNNNNNNNNNNNNNNNNNNNNNNNNNNNNNNNNNNNNNNNNNNNNNNNNNNNNNNNNNNNNNNNNNNNNNNNNNNNNNNNNNNNNNNNNNNNNNNNNNNNNNNNNNNNNNNNNNNNNNNNNNNNNNNNNNNNNNNNNNNNNNNNNNNNNNNNNNNNNNNNNNNNNNNNNNNNNNNNNNNNNNNNNNNNNNNNNNNNNNNNNNNNNNNNNNNNNNNNNNNNNNNNNNNNNNNNNNNNNNNNNNNNNNNNNNNNNNNNNNNNNNNNNNNNNNNNNNNNNNNNNNNNNNNNNNNNNNNNNNNNNNNNNNNNNNNNNNNNNNNNNNNNNNNNNNNNNNNNNNNNNNNNNNNNNNNNNNNNNNNNNNNNNNNNNNNNNNNNNNNNNNNNNNNNNNNNNNNNNNNNNNNNNNNNNNNNNNNNNNNNNNNNNNNNNNNNNNNNNNNNNNNNNNNNNNNNNNNNNNNNNNNNNNNNNNNNNNNNNNNNNNNNNNNNNNNNNNNNNNNNNNNNNNNNNNNNNNNNNNNNNNNNNNNNNNNNNNNNNNNNNNNNNNNNNNNNNNNNNNNNNNNNNNNNNNNNNNNNNNNNNNNNNNNNNNNNNNNNNNNNNNNNNNNNNNNNNNNNNNNNNNNNNNNNNNNNNNNNNNNNNNNNNNNNNNNNNNNNNNNNNNNNNNNNNNNNNNNNNNNNNNNNNNNNNNNNNNNNNNNNNNNNNNNNNNNNNNNNNNNNNNNNNNNNNNNNNNNNNNNNNNNNNNNNNNNNNNNNNNNNNNNNNNNNNNNNNNNNNNNNNNNNNNNNNNNNNNNNNNNNNNNNNNNNNNNNNNNNNNNNNNNNNNNNNNNNNNNNNNNNNNNNNNNNNNNNNNNNNNNNNNNNNNNNNNNNNNNNNNNNNNNNNNNNNNNNNNNNNNNNNNNNNNNNNNNNNNNNNNNNNNNNNNNNNNNNNNNNNNNNNNNNNNNNNNNNNNNNNNNNNNNNNNNNNNNNNNNNNNNNNNNNNNNNNNNNNNNNNNNNNNNNNNNNNNNNNNNNNNNNNNNNNNNNNNNNNNNNNNNNNNNNNNNNNNNNNNNNNNNNNNNNNNNNNNNNNNNNNNNNNNNNNNNNNNNNNNNNNNNNNNNNNNNNNNNNNNNNNNNNNNNNNNNNNNNNNNNNNNNNNNNNNNNNNNNNNNNNNNNNNNNNNNNNNNNNNNNNNNNNNNNNNNNNNNNNNNNNNNNNNNNNNNNNNNNNNNNNNNNNNNNNNNNNNNNNNNNNNNNNNNNNNNNNNNNNNNNNNNNNNNNNNNNNNNNNNNNNNNNNNNNNNNNNNNNNNNNNNNNNNNNNNNNNNNNNNNNNNNNNNNNNNNNNNNNNNNNNNNNNNNNNNNNNNNNNNNNNNNNNNNNNNNNNNNNNNNNNNNNNNNNNNNNNNNNNNNNNNNNNNNNNNNNNNNNNNNNNNNNNNNNNNNNNNNNNNNNNNNNNNNNNNNNNNNNNNNNNNNNNNNNNNNNNNNNNNNNNNNNNNNNNNNNNNNNNNNNNNNNNNNNNNNNNNNNNNNNNNNNNNNNNNNNNNNNNNNNNNNNNNNNNNNNNNNNNNNNNNNNNNNNNNNNNNNNNNNNNNNNNNNNNNNNNNNNNNNNNNNNNNNNNNNNNNNNNNNNNNNNNNNNNNNNNNNNNNNNNNNNNNNNNNNNNNNNNNNNNNNNNNNNNNNNNNNNNNNNNNNNNNNNNNNNNNNNNNNNNNNNNNNNNNNNNNNNNNNNNNNNNNNNNNNNNNNNNNNNNNNNNNNNNNNNNNNNNNNNNNNNNNNNNNNNNNNNNNNNNNNNNNNNNNNNNNNNNNNNNNNNNNNNNNNNNNNNNNNNNNNNNNNNNNNNNNNNNNNNNNNNNNNNNNNNNNNNNNNNNNNNNNNNNNNNNNNNNNNNNNNNNNNNNNNNNNNNNNNNNNNNNNNNNNNNNNNNNNNNNNNNNNNNNNNNNNNNNNNNNNNNNNNNNNNNNNNNNNNNNNNNNNNNNNNNNNNNNNNNNNNNNNNNNNNNNNNNNNNNNNNNNNNNNNNNNNNNNNNNNNNNNNNNNNNNNNNNNNNNNNNNNNNNNNNNNNNNNNNNNNNNNNNNNNNNNNNNNNNNNNNNNNNNNNNNNNNNNNNNNNNNNNNNNNNNNNNNNNNNNNNNNNNNNNNNNNNNNNNNNNNNNNNNNNNNNNNNNNNNNNNNNNNNNNNNNNNNNNNNNNNNNNNNNNNNNNNNNNNNNNNNNNNNNNNNNNNNNNNNNNNNNNNNNNNNNNNNNNNNNNNNNNNNNNNNNNNNNNNNNNNNNNNNNNNNNNNNNNNNNNNNNNNNNNNNNNNNNNNNNNNNNNNNNNNNNNNNNNNNNNNNNNNNNNNNNNNNNNNNNNNNNNNNNNNNNNNNNNNNNNNNNNNNNNNNNNNNNNNNNNNNNNNNNNNNNNNNNNNNNNNNNNNNNNNNNNNNNNNNNNNNNNNNNNNNNNNNNNNNNNNNNNNNNNNNNNNNNNNNNNNNNNNNNNNNNNNNNNNNNNNNNNNNNNNNNNNNNNNNNNNNNNNNNNNNNNNNNNNNNNNNNNNNNNNNNNNNNNNNNNNNNNNNNNNNNNNNNNNNNNNNNNNNNNNNNNNNNNNNNNNNNNNNNNNNNNNNNNNNNNNNNNNNNNNNNNNNNNNNNNNNNNNNNNNNNNNNNNNNNNNNNNNNNNNNNNNNNNNNNNNNNNNNNNNNNNNNNNNNNNNNNNNNNNNNNNNNNNNNNNNNNNNNNNNNNNNNNNNNNNNNNNNNNNNNNNNNNNNNNNNNNNNNNNNNNNNNNNNNNNNNNNNNNNNNNNNNNNNNNNNNNNNNNNNNNNNNNNNNNNNNNNNNNNNNNNNNNNNNNNNNNNNNNNNNNNNNNNNNNNNNNNNNNNNNNNNNNNNNNNNNNNNNNNNNNNNNNNNNNNNNNNNNNNNNNNNNNNNNNNNNNNNNNNNNNNNNNNNNNNNNNNNNNNNNNNNNNNNNNNNNNNNNNNNNNNNNNNNNNNNNNNNNNNNNNNNNNNNNNNNNNNNNNNNNNNNNNNNNNNNNNNNNNNNNNNNNNNNNNNNNNNNNNNNNNNNNNNNNNNNNNNNNNNNNNNNNNNNNNNNNNNNNNNNNNNNNNNNNNNNNNNNNNNNNNNNNNNNNNNNNNNNNNNNNNNNNNNNNNNNNNNNNNNNNNNNNNNNNNNNNNNNNNNNNNNNNNNNNNNNNNNNNNNNNNNNNNNNNNNNNNNNNNNNNNNNNNNNNNNNNNNNNNNNNNNNNNNNNNNNNNNNNNNNNNNNNNNNNNNNNNNNNNNNNNNNNNNNNNNNNNNNNNNNNNNNNNNNNNNNNNNNNNNNNNNNNNNNNNNNNNNNNNNNNNNNNNNNNNNNNNNNNNNNNNNNNNNNNNNNNNNNNNNNNNNNNNNNNNNNNNNNNNNNNNNNNNNNNNNNNNNNNNNNNNNNNNNNNNNNNNNNNNNNNNNNNNNNNNNNNNNNNNNNNNNNNNNNNNNNNNNNNNNNNNNNNNNNNNNNNNNNNNNNNNNNNNNNNNNNNNNNNNNNNNNNNNNNNNNNNNNNNNNNNNNNNNNNNNNNNNNNNNNNNNNNNNNNNNNNNNNNNNNNNNNNNNNNNNNNNNNNNNNNNNNNNNNNNNNNNNNNNNNNNNNNNNNNNNNNNNNNNNNNNNNNNNNNNNNNNNNNNNNNNNNNNNNNNNNNNNNNNNNNNNNNNNNNNNNNNNNNNNNNNNNNNNNNNNNNNNNNNNNNNNNNNNNNNNNNNNNNNNNNNNNNNNNNNNNNNNNNNNNNNNNNNNNNNNNNNNNNNNNNNNNNNNNNNNNNNNNNNNNNNNNNNNNNNNNNNNNNNNNNNNNNNNNNNNNNNNNNNNNNNNNNNNNNNNNNNNNNNNNNNNNNNNNNNNNNNNNNNNNNNNNNNNNNNNNNNNNNNNNNNNNNNNNNNNNNNNNNNNNNNNNNNNNNNNNNNNNNNNNNNNNNNNNNNNNNNNNNNNNNNNNNNNNNNNNNNNNNNNNNNNNNNNNNNNNNNNNNNNNNNNNNNNNNNNNNNNNNNNNNNNNNNNNNNNNNNNNNNNNNNNNNNNNNNNNNNNNNNNNNNNNNNNNNNNNNNNNNNNNNNNNNNNNNNNNNNNNNNNNNNNNNNNNNNNNNNNNNNNNNNNNNNNNNNNNNNNNNNNNNNNNNNNNNNNNNNNNNNNNNNNNNNNNNNNNNNNNNNNNNNNNNNNNNNNNNNNNNNNNNNNNNNNNNNNNNNNNNNNNNNNNNNNNNNNNNNNNNNNNNNNNNNNNNNNNNNNNNNNNNNNNNNNNNNNNNNNNNNNNNNNNNNNNNNNNNNNNNNNNNNNNNNNNNNNNNNNNNNNNNNNNNNNNNNNNNNNNNNNNNNNNNNNNNNNNNNNNNNNNNNNNNNNNNNNNNNNNNNNNNNNNNNNNNNNNNNNNNNNNNNNNNNNNNNNNNNNNNNNNNNNNNNNNNNNNNNNNNNNNNNNNNNNNNNNNNNNNNNNNNNNNNNNNNNNNNNNNNNNNNNNNNNNNNNNNNNNNNNNNNNNNNNNNNNNNNNNNNNNNNNNNNNNNNNNNNNNNNNNNNNNNNNNNNNNNNNNNNNNNNNNNNNNNNNNNNNNNNNNNNNNNNNNNNNNNNNNNNNNNNNNNNNNNNNNNNNNNNNNNNNNNNNNNNNNNNNNNNNNNNNNNNNNNNNNNNNNNNNNNNNNNNNNNNNNNNNNNNNNNNNNNNNNNNNNNNNNNNNNNNNNNNNNNNNNNNNNNNNNNNNNNNNNNNNNNNNNNNNNNNNNNNNNNNNNNNNNNNNNNNNNNNNNNNNNNNNNNNNNNNNNNNNNNNNNNNNNNNNNNNNNNNNNNNNNNNNNNNNNNNNNNNNNNNNNNNNNNNNNNNNNNNNNNNNNNNNNNNNNNNNNNNNNNNNNNNNNNNNNNNNNNNNNNNNNNNNNNNNNNNNNNNNNNNNNNNNNNNNNNNNNNNNNNNNNNNNNNNNNNNNNNNNNNNNNNNNNNNNNNNNNNNNNNNNNNNNNNNNNNNNNNNNNNNNNNNNNNNNNNNNNNNNNNNNNNNNNNNNNNNNNNNNNNNNNNNNNNNNNNNNNNNNNNNNNNNNNNNNNNNNNNNNNNNNNNNNNNNNNNNNNNNNNNNNNNNNNNNNNNNNNNNNNNNNNNNNNNNNNNNNNNNNNNNNNNNNNNNNNNNNNNNNNNNNNNNNNNNNNNNNNNNNNNNNNNNNNNNNNNNNNNNNNNNNNNNNNNNNNNNNNNNNNNNNNNNNNNNNNNNNNNNNNNNNNNNNNNNNNNNNNNNNNNNNNNNNNNNNNNNNNNNNNNNNNNNNNNNNNNNNNNNNNNNNNNNNNNNNNNNNNNNNNNNNNNNNNNNNNNNNNNNNNNNNNNNNNNNNNNNNNNNNNNNNNNNNNNNNNNNNNNNNNNNNNNNNNNNNNNNNNNNNNNNNNNNNNNNNNNNNNNNNNNNNNNNNNNNNNNNNNNNNNNNNNNNNNNNNNNNNNNNNNNNNNNNNNNNNNNNNNNNNNNNNNNNNNNNNNNNNNNNNNNNNNNNNNNNNNNNNNNNNNNNNNNNNNNNNNNNNNNNNNNNNNNNNNNNNNNNNNNNNNNNNNNNNNNNNNNNNNNNNNNNNNNNNNNNNNNNNNNNNNNNNNNNNNNNNNNNNNNNNNNNNNNNNNNNNNNNNNNNNNNNNNNNNNNNNNNNNNNNNNNNNNNNNNNNNNNNNNNNNNNNNNNNNNNNNNNNNNNNNNNNNNNNNNNNNNNNNNNNNNNNNNNNNNNNNNNNNNNNNNNNNNNNNNNNNNNNNNNNNNNNNNNNNNNNNNNNNNNNNNNNNNNNNNNNNNNNNNNNNNNNNNNNNNNNNNNNNNNNNNNNNNNNNNNNNNNNNNNNNNNNNNNNNNNNNNNNNNNNNNNNNNNNNNNNNNNNNNNNNNNNNNNNNNNNNNNNNNNNNNNNNNNNNNNNNNNNNNNNNNNNNNNNNNNNNNNNNNNNNNNNNNNNNNNNNNNNNNNNNNNNNNNNNNNNNNNNNNNNNNNNNNNNNNNNNNNNNNNNNNNNNNNNNNNNNNNNNNNNNNNNNNNNNNNNNNNNNNNNNNNNNNNNNNNNNNNNNNNNNNNNNNNNNNNNNNNNNNNNNNNNNNNNNNNNNNNNNNNNNNNNNNNNNNNNNNNNNNNNNNNNNNNNNNNNNNNNNNNNNNNNNNNNNNNNNNNNNNNNNNNNNNNNNNNNNNNNNNNNNNNNNNNNNNNNNNNNNNNNNNNNNNNNNNNNNNNNNNNNNNNNNNNNNNNNNNNNNNNNNNNNNNNNNNNNNNNNNNNNNNNNNNNNNNNNNNNNNNNNNNNNNNNNNNNNNNNNNNNNNNNNNNNNNNNNNNNNNNNNNNNNNNNNNNNNNNNNNNNNNNNNNNNNNNNNNNNNNNNNNNNNNNNNNNNNNNNNNNNNNNNNNNNNNNNNNNNNNNNNNNNNNNNNNNNNNNNNNNNNNNNNNNNNNNNNNNNNNNNNNNNNNNNNNNNNNNNNNNNNNNNNNNNNNNNNNNNNNNNNNNNNNNNNNNNNNNNNNNNNNNNNNNNNNNNNNNNNNNNNNNNNNNNNNNNNNNNNNNNNNNNNNNNNNNNNNNNNNNNNNNNNNNNNNNNNNNNNNNNNNNNNNNNNNNNNNNNNNNNNNNNNNNNNNNNNNNNNNNNNNNNNNNNNNNNNNNNNNNNNNNNNNNNNNNNNNNNNNNNNNNNNNNNNNNNNNNNNNNNNNNNNNNNNNNNNNNNNNNNNNNNNNNNNNNNNNNNNNNNNNNNNNNNNNNNNNNNNNNNNNNNNNNNNNNNNNNNNNNNNNNNNNNNNNNNNNNNNNNNNNNNNNNNNNNNNNNNNNNNNNNNNNNNNNNNNNNNNNNNNNNNNNNNNNNNNNNNNNNNNNNNNNNNNNNNNNNNNNNNNNNNNNNNNNNNNNNNNNNNNNNNNNNNNNNNNNNNNNNNNNNNNNNNNNNNNNNNNNNNNNNNNNNNNNNNNNNNNNNNNNNNNNNNNNNNNNNNNNNNNNNNNNNNNNNNNNNNNNNNNNNNNNNNNNNNNNNNNNNNNNNNNNNNNNNNNNNNNNNNNNNNNNNNNNNNNNNNNNNNNNNNNNNNNNNNNNNNNNNNNNNNNNNNNNNNNNNNNNNNNNNNNNNNNNNNNNNNNNNNNNNNNNNNNNNNNNNNNNNNNNNNNNNNNNNNNNNNNNNNNNNNNNNNNNNNNNNNNNNNNNNNNNNNNNNNNNNNNNNNNNNNNNNNNNNNNNNNNNNNNNNNNNNNNNNNNNNNNNNNNNNNNNNNNNNNNNNNNNNNNNNNNNNNNNNNNNNNNNNNNNNNNNNNNNNNNNNNNNNNNNNNNNNNNNNNNNNNNNNNNNNNNNNNNNNNNNNNNNNNNNNNNNNNNNNNNNNNNNNNNNNNNNNNNNNNNNNNNNNNNNNNNNNNNNNNNNNNNNNNNNNNNNNNNNNNNNNNtaagtcttccgcattattttctgttgatatatgttaaaatgataagggttagattagttggttcgctcacataggagggaaattgtgggtgccagtcgcggccccggttttgggtcgtgacataggTGATGACATTTGAATGTTTCAGTTGGATTACACAAGTATTGTGTtgtaaatatgataatgatgaagAATTGTCATCGCTTAGATGTTTGCCTGATTGTGTTCTCATTGAAATCCTTAGATGTCTAAGACATTGATGTCATCGCGGTATTTTTCCACCTTACATCTCAAAAGAGCTAGACCTCTACTAATCCTACACTACCATTGTTTTGCTACTACTATTGAGCAGaacttttttgtatttgatgAAAGCCTTAATAAGGAGGAGAAGAAGATGTTCAGAAAAGTACTTCTCAAACACGACATTATGATCAATGCAGATAGAAAGCACAAACTTCGGCTTAGATACTCGTGTGAAGGTGTTCTTCTGTTCACCTTTGAGTATTCTCCGCCTACGTATGTCATTTTCAATCTAATATACTCTGTTGGAGTATTCCATATACTCTGTCAGGACACAGACGTGGAGGAGGAAAATCCGTTGTCCCACTCCCAATCTTTTGCCATATGTCTCTCCTGCAATTGTCAATGGAGCAGTGCATTTGCTTGTGGCTAGAGATTTAGAGAAACCAGATATTCCTCCTTGTCATAAAGGAATCATTATACTTGATATGGACAAAGAAGAGTTCTCCAATATGCCTCATCCCGGAAGATGTAGCTCATGGAAAAAACATCAAACAATGTCTCTTTAAGTGAAGGATGAGTCTTTGTCTCTATACCAATTGTTTATCTTTGATTATGTGATGGATATATGGATCTTGGAGGACTATGAAAAATGGTTATGGACCAAAAAATGCAAGGTTAAACTTGTATCTAATAACCAAGTCGCAATATGCGTTTCCTTCACTATAGTTATTGGGAAGTAGTTATGCACATGTCATGGAAAATAAAGCCTATACACTTCCTGGATGGTGAATTGGTATTTTATTGGGATAAAAGGGGATTATTTATGTACAATATGGATCATAATACTTTGAGGAATATCCAATGTCCACATGGCTCAGCAAGTTTTACTTGTAACACTTATAAAAAGAGCCTCTTAACCATAGCCTAGCTTTCTCTAATCTTATTCTTTTACTTGTTTAGTTGATCTgttagtattttgaaatatatatcaTTAAGCTTATGAATTTGAATATGACAACTTGTTGCATTTATATAGATTCACTGTGTGCAAAACACAACTTCAAGTTTCAAAAATCACAAACTGACCAAACAGGAGCTTAAAATGTATACATATAATGGTTGAATCAACCTTGTTGCTAAGTGCTGGTGAAAACTGTGtagatatatacataatattttttttcttctaaatctaAAGGGGCCGGAGGGTAATTGTGAATGGGTACAAAGTAGATGAAAGGAGAAAGGATGGATTTGGTGATGTGAGAAGAAGATTCCATTAAATGTATTATGATACGATCAACTTTTAGTAAACCTGCACACTCTTGTAGCTTACTCTGATCTTAAGGTAAGGTGTAAGATTGACTTGCTACATTCTTTCACAACCAtatgaaaaatatcaaaaaccaaAACAATTTTACTTTCATGCTCTAGTTATATATTGGAAACAACCTCTTTAATTATCCTACAAAGGTAGGGATAAGATTTGTGTACATCCTACCCCTCCCTGGGCTTCACTTGTGGATTACATTGGGTACGACGCACTAATGATGTATAGTTTTTCTCAGTGTCGGATTAAACTGATGTACAGTAACAcataattttctaaataaatcatataagtaGAGAAGCTGTGATGGTAAACAACTTCTTGAACGGTTCATATAGGACAACCGGCAACTGAGTTACTCTGTGAGAACCAACAAAATACCAGACAGTATCATGACCTGAAGTGATTAACATGATTTTTCCTTCCAACTCATTGTCAAAATATCGGTTGACTACCTTTTCTTGGACTCATAATCAAATTGCTAAGGAAGAGCTGTAGTCAAGTGAAGTCTATCCACCTAGACTTTCCTGTTGTCAACTTGACATTTATTCTACAGCACATTATATAATTCTGAAAAAACAAAGAAGTAATATGCATCACTACATACCAATAGAACATGTTAGAATTAAGTAATTAGAAAAGTTAGTTGGaagttagttagttaagttGTTACAAAAAAGTAGTTAGTCATTTTCAtgcttttcatacatgtatatatagagGTTAATGTAAAGCTCATATTAGTTTTAGTGAAATACAATTCacacatttttcatttcatctccTCTCTAGAATGTTCTATGCTTCTTCACTAAACTCAaactccattaatggaggtTTTAGTTCTGCTGCTGCTTCCAGTTTCAACAGAACAAGGGAAGTGGGATGTTCCTAACTTGACTTGAATgtcttttaacatattttaattaatggTTTCACCTTCTTTCTGAATCTATTATTAGTAATCATGTAGGTTTTATCTTAAGATACAAAAGTATCGGATGGAGGGCCACGTACTAATGTATTTCCTGgatatttttgagattttttatgCAGATATGAACTTTCTTTGTAGTCCAAAAATATTCCAGTGTTCAAGATAAGGCCACATATAGTTAATTAGCATAGGTTTTAGCACTTGAGTAGCTCCATTTGCTATGTTATGGAGAAAATGGAGTTTTGTAAGGAACTTTGTTCAACAAGATTACTTTCAAAACCAATGTATGTTTAAAGATTTCATTTGCTAAACTACAGAACAACACATGGAAAcctcattttcttgaaaatggtAGTGTAGAGACCAACTGGAAACATTTCTTGAGGTTCATGAATCAACAAGTTGTAGTCAACATATCAACGTTGTTGGTTCTATGAGGTTATGtgagcattttaatattttttttaatcatatgctAAAGTTTAGTACTAATCCCTTTGTTTCACTCATGTCAGAAGTTAGGGATAATTGCATAATGTATTACAACCTCAAGAACACTTCTCTAGTTTTGGTTCTTAGCGTCTTATGATAGCTCTGGAGGTGTTTAGAGATGTCATTTTACCAAGGGACTTGGATCTTCTGCAGTGACTTTTATTGTTTCTTCTATTTCATTTATAATCTTACACTTGATATGttaatattcaatatttgatGATTCTTCAGTTAAAATAAGAGTCTTTTTTTCCCGATAAAATTACTCCAACATTATCTAGAAAATAAAGCAATATATGTATTGGAGGAAGTTGGCATGGCAGAATATCGTTAATAATGTGCGAATTTGGCAAAACTCAACTACACCTTCTCTAGAATTTTTGAACTCGGTTACCAAGTTCACTTCCTCCCGGAATAGAATTCAAGTTTTCCTTGTAAGAAGCAACTCTCAAGCTTCTCGGAGAACCACCTAAACTAAATTCCCGCGTTTTTCCAGAATTTAGATCATAGAACATCAGATAACCGGTTGTACTCTGAAAAATCAATAAGTTATGCTTCCAAGCACCTAATGGAGATTCAATAGGAAGACGTCCAATTGTGTGTTTCTTAAACCAAGACTTATACACACCATATTCCCTCATTATCCAAATATCCATCAAATCTTGTTTTGGATCAAGACCTGATTTTGAATCCGGATATGAAATCAATGTTAGATACTCACTTGAAATCAAGAGAGCATAACACATTCTcccaaagaaataataattatcagGCATTTTCATGACAAGAAATACCTTTGTTCTGATATCAAAACAGAGAATTGAAACAATGTCTTCTGTATTTGGAATTGCAGAACCAATGACAAGAATccttataaaatatttgacaaCAAGGTAAATAGTACATCGAGGGAACTGTTGATCTACATGATCCGATTCTCTCCAAGTATCGATACACACATCATACACCTCAATTTTTTCTGTTCCTCGCGTCAGTATCTCTGTATGGTGGATCCGTATACACTTCAATAATCTTAATAACCTTGTAATCATTATTAATTTGATCGAACCCAAAGCCAACACCTTCAATAAAACAACGAAAACCTGGTGGACTACCAAAAGGACTAGGAGGTAGAACCTTGTAAGTTCTTGTAGCTGGATTAAATAAGACGGCGGTAGTGTTACTGACTAAAGCAATTAAACCACGGGAAGGACCAATGAGCTGATCATAATTCCTACTACGAGTGGAGGTGAGATATGGCACATTGATATTTGAAAAGATGTGGATAATACGATTATCATCGTCTTCGtaaagaaataagaagattGTTTTATATTGATTAGCTTATTCTTCATTGGAGCGCTTGTACATGATAAATTCTTCTTGGGTTGTTGTGGTACGATTTAGATAAAGATTGACGAAAGTAGATGATTGTATaactttgaaaaagaatttagAGATACAGTTGAATCTTTTGATAGATTTTACtgataatttcaaatatataaatatgatcaGATCTTTGAATGATTTATTGATAACACCATGGGCCATAATTGATTGCATGCAAGCTTCCTAGACATTTCAATTGGATCAAAAAGCTTATACTATGCTGCTTCAGATCCCTACTCATAGGTTATTTTCCTTTGTTGTCATTATTGTTTTGGAGCCAAAGGAAAAATATGTGGTGcataaattttcctttttttttaaatttatatttgagcTCTAAGTATGGTTActgaaagagttggtttggtTCTTGTGAAATCAAACTAAATCGAAGATGAATCAACATGAAtgtttggtaggaagataattagtacaaaataaatgTCAAAGATAGTATCTTGGTAGGTAAAAtttaggcaaaccataaaatggtttcatatttttaaccttgacatttttgacacatagtgatgtcatggatgacatcaatatcatgaatatatttttctaaataggtagctctttattcattttcaaatcatcttCTCACTTGCCTTTCACCTTCTAAGACATTtatgttctctctcttgtagtatttcacttgtattcTTTGTCAAGTGAAAAATATTGGTGCAGTTATTTTTTGGTGGACGTATGATCATTTTGAtacgaaccacgttaaatactattgttcttcatttttctttaatttcatgtTTTCGCTAACAGTTACCTACAGAGGGTTAGAGTAGGGATACTTTCAGTTGAAATACATCAAGGAAAGAGTGAAAAATAATATTGGTAGACTCTTTCAGTTGAAATACATTAAGGAAAGAGTGAAAAATAATACTGGAAGACGActaatatacaaataatgtAGCTATAtagtttgtgaaaaaaaaaattagaaagtaCGACCAGTACTGTATGTGATGCAAAAtagtttgtgaaaaaaaaaaataagtatgaCTAGTATATGGTGATGTGTGTAAGAAAATAGTTTTGTGAAATAAATCGAATGTATGAGTAATATATAGTGATGTGCTTAAGAAAATAGTTTAAGAAAAAGATACTATAAAGTTTGACTAGTATATGGTGATGTGTGTAAGAAAATAGTTTTCTGAAATAAATTGAATGTCTGGGTAATATATAGTGATGTGCTTAAGAAaatagtttataaaaaaaatactataaagtTTGACTAGTATAAAGTTTGACTAGTTTATATTACTTCTCGATTCACATCTCCTACTATATAATGCAtcattgtacattttatacatttacataacataa comes from Solanum pennellii chromosome 1, SPENNV200 and encodes:
- the LOC107022606 gene encoding uncharacterized protein LOC107022606; translated protein: MPDNYYFFGRMCYALLISSEYLTLISYPDSKSGLDPKQDLMDIWIMREYGVYKSWFKKHTIGRLPIESPLGAWKHNLLIFQSTTGYLMFYDLNSGKTREFSLGGSPRSLRVASYKENLNSIPGGSELGNRVQKF